A DNA window from Arachis duranensis cultivar V14167 chromosome 3, aradu.V14167.gnm2.J7QH, whole genome shotgun sequence contains the following coding sequences:
- the LOC110278598 gene encoding uncharacterized protein LOC110278598 gives MTVQRLVYTTAAQQQRRPHIGGRRPREGTPQEEAHQEEDQQEEQHDPTNLNMNHLLRAIEDLGMRQMEGQEQILNIQSNWMRQQEQWQKQHMEQQQEQYSQLTQAIHQVTERQERQEKHLQEINQRTVAQMKAFNEFNVLNEGRQLHRDEFNVNTQARLNYMSSNLHHLHYAIPTYDEVQKDFVDQEERKVKQQKETLKKKMEDGGFWKKLIGRSKGNGSSSTQGEQEKEHGQPHE, from the coding sequence ATGACAGTTCAGCGACTGGTATATACCACAGCAGCTCAACAACAGAGAAGACCTCACATAGGAGGACGAAGACCAAGAGAAGGAACTCCTCAAGAAGAAGCTCATCAGGAagaagatcaacaagaagaacagcATGATCCAACCAACTTAAATATGAATCATCTTCTAAGAGCCATTGAAGATCTGGGGATGAGACAGATGGAGGGACAAGAGCAAATACTGAACATTCAGTCCAACTGGATGAGACAACAAGAACAGTGGCAGAAACAGCACATGGAGCAGCAACAAGAGCAGTACTCACAGCTCACTCAAGCCATCCACCAAGTCACTGAGAGGCAAGAACGTCAAGAGAAGCACTTGCAAGAAATCAATCAAAGAACAGTGGCtcagatgaaagcattcaaTGAGTTCAATGTGCTTAATGAAGGGAGGCAATTGCATAGGGATGAGTTCAACGTAAATACTCAAGCCAGGTTGAACTACATGTCTAGTAATTTGCATCATCTACACTATGCCATCCCCACATATGATGAGGTCCAAAAAGATTTTGTAGATCAAGAAGAAAGGAAGGtgaaacagcaaaaggaaacactcaagaagaagatggaagatgGTGGGTTTTGGAAGAAGTTGATTGGAAGAAGCAAAGGGAATGGAAGTTCGAGCACGCAaggagaacaagaaaaagagcaTGGACAACCCCATGaataa